A single genomic interval of Camelina sativa cultivar DH55 chromosome 11, Cs, whole genome shotgun sequence harbors:
- the LOC104723846 gene encoding golgin subfamily A member 6-like protein 22 codes for MGGATSKQERHSSRRRIKVKSNEQIWRPTRKELDEKERVIVALKTAEKEWRKERKRLREEVKRLRLKMEEKEEAKAKQREWEWVVEQMCVERAVREEAVDRWKQLYFAIKNELDDLIQTTYGEALRQKPQEEVAKTVQELRKEVKVRGETIETLKGRIALMEKQRIGKEREVDLLRQSLRILGGSSGKNKKAPSSATRNLPVFKAKFNGCK; via the exons ATGGGTGGTGCTACAAGCAAGCAGGAGAGACACAGTTCTAGGAGACGGATCAAGGTGAAATCGAATGAACAGATATGGAGACCAACAAGAAAAGAGCttgatgagaaagagagagtgattgTGGCTCTGAAGACGGCAGAGAAAGAGTggaggaaagagaggaagagactGAGAGAGGAAGTGAAGAGGCTGAGGCTGAAgatggaagagaaagaagaagcaaaagcgaAACAACGCGAGTGGGAATGGGTCGTGGAACAGATGTGTGTAGAGAGAGCCGTGAGGGAAGAGGCTGTGGATAGGTGGAAACAGCTCTATTTCGCTATCAAGAATGAGCTTGATGATCTCATCCAGACAACATATG GAGAGGCGCTGAGACAGAAACCTCAAGAAGAAGTTGCAAAGACAGTTCAAGAACTCAGGAAGGAAGTTAAAGTCAGGGGAGAAACCATTGAGACACTCAAGGGGAGAATAGCTTTGATGGAGAAACAACGAATTGGGAAGGAAAGAGAGGTTGACTTACTGAGACAGAGTCTGCGTATCCTCGGTGGTAGCAGCGGGAAGAACAAGAAGGCACCGTCATCTGCTACCAGAAACCTGCCTGTATTCAAAGCAAAATTCAATGGGTGTAAATAA
- the LOC104723847 gene encoding uncharacterized protein LOC104723847, with product MEGEIQDWEVLQSLRSTTEDDNSKSLEEIEVATHGMIRFDHFSIENKSGVSPRVEGEDEEGSVKSGSPGWIEPSYDAAYGPKHFSELWSDSSSDRLEDQRLVDDELGLERSEVGIVEYSQIIVQDMDLMSSGEGKDESLLSGDLVSGNDPVEGEGNSVSISDPSVKSGGGGGGGGEENGFVWWKIPIEVLKYCVFKVNPIWSFSMAAAFVGFVMLGRRLYNMKKKSRTLQLKVLLDDKKVANHAARWNEAISVVKRVPIIRPALPSSVGMNQWSMMSLR from the exons ATGGAAGGAGAGATTCAAGACTGGGAGGTACTACAGAGCTTGAGATCTACCACTGAGGATGATAATTCGAAGAGCTTGGAGGAGATTGAAGTTGCCACTCATGGTATGATCAGGTTTGATCACTTCTCTATTGAGAACAAGAGTGGTGTGTCTCCTCGTGTAGAaggggaagatgaagaaggttcTGTTAAGTCGGGTAGTCCTGGCTGGATTGAACCATCCTACGATGCTGCTTATGGTCCAAAGCATTTTAGTGAGTTATGGTCTGACTCGAGTAGTGATCGGCTTGAGGATCAGAGGTTAGTTGATGATGAGTTGGGTTTAGAGAGAAGCGAAGTGGGTATTGTTGAATATAGCCAAATTATAGTTCAAGACATGGATTTGATGAGCTCTGGTGAGGGAAAGGATGAATCTTTACTGTCAGGTGATCTAGTTAGTGGAAATGATCCGGTGGAAGGAGAAGGGAACTCTGTTTCTATTAGTGATCCATCTGTTAaatctggtggtggtggtggtggaggaggagaagagaatgGGTTTGTGTGGTGGAAAATTCCAATAGAAGTGTTGAAGTATTGTGTTTTTAAAGTTAATCCTATCTGGTCTTTCTCCATGGCCGCAGCATTTGTGGGTTTTGTTATGTTAGGGCGTAGGTTGTacaatatgaagaagaaaagccGTACCCTGCAGCTTAAGGTTCTGTTGGATGATAAG AAGGTGGCGAATCATGCTGCTCGGTGGAACGAAGCAATCTCAGTAGTGAAACGTGTGCCAATAATCCGGCCAGCACTCCCATCTTCGGTGGGTATGAACCAGTGGTCCATGATGAGTTTAAGGTGA